One window of Cellulomonas shaoxiangyii genomic DNA carries:
- a CDS encoding NERD domain-containing protein: MEEALTVRRWRRYGADRLFVTHETGGRVGSVDLQSGEVVADDPVLEAGLRRAAQEYLRADLAELVLPLRATGSLDALDEAGLDAWLGADRARGERGSPLGVRLDRLAEIGWQTVHDVPLGRQGTVLEHLLIGPGGLFTISERRHPGSRVRVEARTMHVDGRSVTHLRDARLEAGRVQGLLQSAGCAGVSVRAVLVVTGELELDPQHPPQDAMVVAKHAVPNVFRLLPQRLDEARVHAYAQVARRRTTWAR, from the coding sequence GTGGAGGAGGCCCTGACAGTCCGGCGATGGCGGCGGTACGGCGCCGACCGCCTGTTCGTGACGCACGAGACCGGGGGCCGCGTGGGCTCCGTCGACCTGCAGTCCGGCGAGGTCGTCGCGGACGACCCGGTCCTCGAGGCCGGTCTGCGCCGGGCCGCCCAGGAGTACCTGCGTGCCGACCTGGCGGAGCTGGTGCTCCCGCTGCGCGCCACCGGCTCGCTGGACGCCCTCGACGAGGCCGGGCTCGACGCCTGGCTGGGGGCCGACCGCGCGCGCGGCGAGCGCGGCAGCCCGCTGGGCGTGCGCCTCGACCGGCTGGCCGAGATCGGCTGGCAGACCGTGCACGACGTGCCGCTCGGCCGCCAGGGCACGGTCCTCGAGCACCTGCTCATCGGCCCGGGCGGCCTGTTCACGATCTCCGAGCGCCGCCACCCCGGCAGCCGTGTCCGCGTCGAGGCGCGCACGATGCACGTCGACGGCCGGTCCGTGACCCACCTGCGCGACGCCCGCCTCGAGGCGGGGCGCGTGCAGGGGCTGCTGCAGTCGGCGGGCTGCGCCGGCGTGAGCGTGCGTGCCGTCCTCGTGGTCACCGGCGAGCTCGAGCTGGACCCGCAGCACCCGCCGCAGGACGCGATGGTCGTCGCGAAGCACGCGGTGCCGAACGTCTTCCGTCTGCTGCCGCAGCGCCTCGACGAGGCGCGCGTGCACGCGTACGCGCAGGTCGCCCGGCGCCGCACGACCTGGGCCCGCTGA
- a CDS encoding MarR family winged helix-turn-helix transcriptional regulator, giving the protein MSDDPVLRLERELGLFMRRARAAAAGVSRDVHPDLDPSAYSLMSAVAADPGTRASDLADRLGVGRGTMSRQLARLERLGLVAREADPRDSRSHPLTLTAEGARRLAAARTARREWFRAALGSWGPQELEDLAEQLARLNTALGERARATGSDTPGA; this is encoded by the coding sequence ATGAGCGACGACCCCGTGCTGCGCCTCGAGCGCGAGCTCGGTCTGTTCATGCGCCGGGCGCGCGCGGCCGCGGCCGGTGTCTCCCGCGACGTGCACCCCGACCTGGACCCGTCGGCGTACTCGCTGATGTCCGCGGTCGCCGCCGACCCGGGCACGCGCGCGAGCGACCTCGCGGACCGGCTCGGGGTGGGCCGCGGGACGATGTCGCGCCAGCTCGCCCGCCTGGAGCGGCTGGGCCTCGTGGCACGCGAGGCGGACCCGCGCGACTCGCGCAGCCACCCGCTGACGCTCACCGCCGAGGGTGCCCGGCGCCTCGCCGCGGCCCGGACGGCCCGGCGGGAGTGGTTCCGTGCCGCGCTCGGCAGCTGGGGGCCGCAGGAGCTCGAGGACCTCGCCGAGCAGCTCGCGAGGCTCAACACGGCGCTCGGCGAGCGTGCGCGCGCGACCGGCAGCGACACCCCCGGCGCCTGA
- a CDS encoding MDR family MFS transporter: MSHREVLEALSGILLGMFVSILATSVVSTSLPRIITDLDGSQSAFTWVVTATLLTTTISTPIWGKLADLTNRKVLVQVALTISVVSSALAGFSQSTEMLIGMRAVQGIGAGGLTALGTVLIADIISPRERGRYMGLMGAVMAVGMVGGPLLGGVITDAAGWRWNFFVGLPFAVAAIIVLQRTLHLPPTRRRRVQIDWAGAVLLSAGIATLLLWVTFAGESFAWASWQTVAMVGGSLVALGAAIAVEHRAPEPIIPLRLFRDRTVVLSVVASVAVGIALFGSQVYLSQYLQLARGRTPTESGLLTIPMVAGTFLASTWSGRAISRTGRYKKFMIAGSVMLVAGLALMGTIDETTSFWLLGVYMAVLGTGVGMLMQNLVLAAQNTLPVQDVGSGTATVAFFRTLGGTLGVSALGAMLSHRVQDLMVGGLRAEGIDPGALGGSTSTLPDVATLPAPLRHVVEHAFGVGVADVFLVAAPIALLSLVAVLLLREVPLGNRSGIQQRLEAEESGAASA; this comes from the coding sequence ATGAGCCACCGCGAGGTCCTCGAGGCCCTGTCCGGCATCCTGCTGGGGATGTTCGTCTCGATCCTCGCGACGAGCGTCGTCTCGACGTCCCTGCCGCGGATCATCACCGACCTGGACGGCTCCCAGTCCGCCTTCACCTGGGTCGTCACCGCCACCCTGCTGACGACGACGATCTCGACGCCCATCTGGGGCAAGCTCGCCGACCTGACGAACCGCAAGGTGCTCGTCCAGGTGGCGCTCACCATCTCCGTCGTGTCCTCGGCTCTCGCCGGCTTCTCGCAGAGCACCGAGATGCTCATCGGCATGCGCGCCGTGCAGGGCATCGGCGCCGGCGGCCTGACCGCCCTGGGCACCGTCCTCATCGCCGACATCATCAGCCCCCGCGAGCGCGGCCGGTACATGGGCCTCATGGGCGCCGTGATGGCCGTCGGCATGGTCGGCGGGCCGCTCCTGGGCGGCGTCATCACCGACGCGGCCGGCTGGCGCTGGAACTTCTTCGTCGGCCTGCCGTTCGCCGTCGCCGCGATCATCGTGCTGCAGCGCACGCTGCACCTGCCCCCGACGCGCAGGCGCCGCGTGCAGATCGACTGGGCCGGCGCCGTCCTGCTGTCCGCCGGCATCGCGACGCTCCTGCTGTGGGTGACCTTCGCCGGCGAGTCGTTCGCGTGGGCGTCGTGGCAGACGGTCGCCATGGTCGGCGGCTCGCTCGTCGCGCTCGGTGCGGCGATCGCCGTCGAGCACCGCGCCCCCGAGCCGATCATCCCGCTGCGCCTCTTCCGCGACCGCACCGTCGTGCTGTCCGTGGTCGCGTCCGTCGCCGTCGGCATCGCGCTGTTCGGCTCGCAGGTCTACCTCAGCCAGTACCTCCAGCTGGCCCGCGGCCGCACGCCCACCGAGTCCGGCCTCCTGACGATCCCGATGGTCGCCGGCACGTTCCTCGCCTCGACCTGGTCGGGCCGGGCCATCTCGCGCACGGGCCGCTACAAGAAGTTCATGATCGCCGGCTCCGTGATGCTGGTCGCCGGGCTCGCGCTCATGGGCACGATCGACGAGACGACGTCGTTCTGGCTGCTCGGCGTCTACATGGCCGTGCTGGGCACCGGCGTCGGGATGCTCATGCAGAACCTGGTGCTCGCCGCGCAGAACACGCTGCCCGTGCAGGACGTCGGGTCCGGCACCGCGACGGTCGCGTTCTTCCGCACCCTGGGCGGCACGCTCGGCGTCTCGGCCCTCGGCGCGATGCTCTCGCACCGGGTGCAGGACCTCATGGTCGGCGGCCTGCGCGCGGAGGGCATCGACCCCGGCGCGCTCGGCGGCAGCACGTCGACCCTGCCGGACGTGGCCACGCTGCCCGCCCCGCTGCGCCACGTCGTCGAGCACGCGTTCGGCGTGGGCGTCGCCGACGTGTTCCTCGTCGCGGCACCGATCGCGCTGCTCTCGCTCGTGGCCGTCCTGCTGCTGCGCGAGGTGCCGCTCGGCAACCGGTCGGGCATCCAGCAGCGGCTCGAGGCCGAGGAGTCCGGCGCCGCGAGCGCCTGA
- a CDS encoding sugar porter family MFS transporter translates to MSGAASHGATPSGAGGARSRHAGKAVALSVAAAVGGFLFGFDSSVINGAVDAVQGQFDLSGVVTGFVVAIALLGSAFGAWLGGRLSDRWGRTRVMVLGAILFFVSSVLSGLAFSAWDLALWRVVAGIGIGIASVIAPAYIAEIAPARLRGRLGSLQQLAITLGIFAALLSDQLLATSAGGAAAELWLGQEAWRWMFLVGVVPAAVYGVLALRIPESPRYLVSQGRRDEAIAVLHDVLPPDEDATQRVEEIEQTIRTDQLLAHQASLRGPVLGLLPVVWVGIMLSVFQQFVGINVIFYYSTTLWQAVGFDEGQSFTTSTITSVTNVLVTFIAIALIDKVGRRPLLLIGSAGMTLSLALVGIAFMNSVGTGDNVSLPDPWGVVAVVAANAFVVFFGATWGPLVWVLLGEMFPNRIRAAALGVAASAQWIANFLITVSFPELLERFGATVPYFMYATFALISFFFVLTKVPETKNIQLEDMEGLQVERRRPRT, encoded by the coding sequence ATGTCTGGTGCGGCATCGCACGGGGCGACTCCGAGCGGGGCGGGCGGCGCGCGCAGCCGGCACGCGGGCAAGGCGGTCGCCCTGTCCGTGGCGGCCGCGGTCGGCGGCTTCCTCTTCGGCTTCGACAGCTCCGTCATCAACGGCGCCGTCGACGCCGTCCAGGGCCAGTTCGACCTCTCGGGCGTGGTGACCGGCTTCGTGGTCGCGATCGCCCTGCTGGGGTCCGCGTTCGGGGCCTGGCTCGGGGGGCGCCTGTCCGACCGCTGGGGCCGCACGCGGGTCATGGTGCTCGGCGCGATCCTCTTCTTCGTCTCGTCGGTGCTGTCCGGCCTCGCGTTCTCGGCGTGGGACCTCGCGCTGTGGCGGGTCGTGGCCGGCATCGGCATCGGCATCGCGTCGGTGATCGCGCCCGCCTACATCGCGGAGATCGCCCCCGCGCGCCTGCGCGGGCGTCTCGGCTCGCTGCAGCAGCTCGCCATCACCCTCGGCATCTTCGCCGCCCTGCTGTCCGACCAGCTCCTCGCGACGTCCGCCGGGGGCGCGGCGGCCGAGCTGTGGCTCGGTCAGGAGGCGTGGCGCTGGATGTTCCTCGTCGGCGTGGTGCCGGCGGCGGTGTACGGCGTGCTGGCGCTGCGCATCCCGGAGTCGCCGCGGTACCTCGTCTCGCAGGGCCGCCGCGACGAGGCGATCGCCGTCCTGCACGACGTGCTGCCGCCGGACGAGGACGCGACCCAGCGCGTCGAGGAGATCGAGCAGACGATCCGCACCGACCAGCTGCTCGCCCACCAGGCGAGCCTGCGGGGGCCGGTGCTGGGGCTCCTGCCCGTCGTGTGGGTCGGCATCATGCTGTCGGTCTTCCAGCAGTTCGTCGGGATCAACGTGATCTTCTACTACTCGACGACGCTGTGGCAGGCCGTCGGCTTCGACGAGGGGCAGTCGTTCACGACGTCGACGATCACGTCGGTGACGAACGTGCTGGTGACGTTCATCGCGATCGCGCTCATCGACAAGGTGGGCCGGCGGCCGCTGCTGCTGATCGGCTCCGCGGGCATGACGCTCTCGCTCGCGCTCGTCGGGATCGCGTTCATGAACTCCGTCGGGACGGGCGACAACGTGTCGCTGCCGGACCCGTGGGGCGTGGTGGCCGTCGTCGCCGCGAACGCGTTCGTCGTGTTCTTCGGCGCCACGTGGGGGCCGCTCGTGTGGGTGCTGCTCGGCGAGATGTTCCCGAACCGCATCCGCGCCGCCGCCCTGGGCGTGGCGGCGTCGGCGCAGTGGATCGCGAACTTCCTCATCACGGTCTCGTTCCCGGAGCTGCTCGAGCGGTTCGGGGCCACCGTGCCGTACTTCATGTACGCCACGTTCGCCCTGATCTCCTTCTTCTTCGTGCTCACCAAGGTGCCGGAGACGAAGAACATCCAGCTCGAGGACATGGAGGGGCTGCAGGTGGAGCGGCGGCGCCCGCGCACCTGA
- a CDS encoding type II toxin-antitoxin system HipA family toxin: MSGERHLDVLLYGRVIGHVTQSHSGRHTFTYDAQYAGDVDATPLSLSMPLAPASYPGRRIDPFMAGLLPDSEEVRERWARLFDVSAVNYFALLEHMGLDCAGAVQFVGARDDEDLARPGRLEPVSDADIAARLRDLRSDDSAWTVPGERWSLAGAQGKFTLARDAQGRWCEPVGDAPSTHIIKPGVPGYRDQALNEHVCLTAVGACGLRAVSTTYTHFDDEPALVVGRYDRRRTADGSVTRIHQEDMCQALSVHPRRKYEASRGPSAADVAQLLREVATDPERDVLELVQAVIVNYLIGAPDAHAKNYSVLLAGPQVRFAPLYDIASALPYDARRADSEITASAMSIGGRRTFGTVEPRHWDRFADGCRVPRDLVRGEVRRLAGQLPGALEAAFDPFADSELRTRMLTRVQSLADVTLAALR; encoded by the coding sequence GTGAGCGGCGAGCGGCACCTGGACGTCCTGCTGTACGGACGCGTCATCGGGCACGTCACCCAGAGCCACTCGGGCCGGCACACGTTCACGTACGACGCCCAGTACGCCGGCGACGTCGACGCGACCCCGCTGTCCCTCTCGATGCCGCTGGCGCCCGCCTCGTACCCAGGGCGGCGCATCGACCCGTTCATGGCCGGCCTCCTGCCCGACAGCGAGGAGGTCCGCGAGCGCTGGGCACGGCTGTTCGACGTCAGCGCGGTCAACTACTTCGCGCTGCTCGAGCACATGGGGCTCGACTGCGCCGGCGCGGTCCAGTTCGTGGGAGCGCGCGACGATGAGGACCTCGCCCGTCCCGGGCGCCTGGAGCCGGTGTCCGACGCGGACATCGCCGCGCGGCTCCGGGACCTGCGGTCGGACGACAGCGCGTGGACGGTGCCCGGTGAGAGGTGGAGCCTGGCCGGCGCGCAGGGCAAGTTCACGCTCGCGCGTGACGCCCAGGGGCGCTGGTGCGAACCGGTCGGGGACGCGCCCTCGACGCACATCATCAAGCCCGGAGTGCCCGGGTACCGGGACCAGGCGCTGAACGAGCACGTGTGCCTGACGGCGGTCGGCGCGTGCGGGCTGCGTGCGGTCAGCACGACGTACACACACTTCGACGACGAGCCGGCGCTCGTGGTCGGGCGCTACGACCGGCGCCGGACCGCGGACGGGTCGGTCACGCGCATCCATCAGGAGGACATGTGCCAGGCGCTGTCCGTGCACCCGCGACGCAAGTACGAGGCGTCACGTGGACCGTCGGCAGCTGACGTCGCCCAGCTGCTGCGGGAGGTCGCGACCGATCCGGAGCGTGACGTCCTCGAGCTCGTCCAGGCGGTGATCGTGAACTACCTCATCGGGGCCCCGGACGCGCACGCGAAGAACTACTCGGTCCTGCTCGCCGGTCCGCAGGTGCGGTTCGCTCCGCTGTACGACATCGCGTCAGCGTTGCCGTACGACGCTCGTCGCGCGGACAGCGAGATCACCGCTTCGGCGATGTCGATCGGTGGGCGCCGGACGTTCGGGACGGTCGAGCCCCGGCACTGGGACCGGTTCGCGGACGGGTGCAGGGTCCCGCGGGACCTCGTTCGCGGCGAGGTGCGCCGGCTGGCCGGGCAGCTGCCCGGGGCGCTCGAGGCGGCGTTCGACCCGTTCGCCGACTCGGAGCTGCGCACCCGGATGCTCACCCGGGTCCAGAGCCTGGCGGACGTGACCCTGGCCGCGCTGCGGTAG
- a CDS encoding helix-turn-helix domain-containing protein yields the protein MRGISDARELGAQLRAARVNAGLSQQALADKAGISRPTLRTLEQGHPTGELGKALDVLRALDLELRLAPASTATFTLDSLEHDTRPL from the coding sequence ATGCGCGGAATCAGCGACGCACGCGAGCTCGGGGCCCAGCTGCGCGCCGCACGGGTCAATGCCGGCCTGAGCCAGCAGGCCCTGGCGGACAAGGCCGGGATCTCGCGCCCGACGCTCCGCACGCTCGAGCAGGGCCACCCGACCGGTGAGCTCGGCAAGGCGCTGGACGTCCTGCGTGCCCTGGACCTCGAGCTGCGCCTGGCTCCGGCGAGCACGGCGACGTTCACCCTGGACTCCCTCGAGCACGACACCCGACCGCTGTGA